One region of Salvia miltiorrhiza cultivar Shanhuang (shh) chromosome 3, IMPLAD_Smil_shh, whole genome shotgun sequence genomic DNA includes:
- the LOC131014986 gene encoding LOW QUALITY PROTEIN: glucan endo-1,3-beta-glucosidase 5 (The sequence of the model RefSeq protein was modified relative to this genomic sequence to represent the inferred CDS: deleted 2 bases in 2 codons), with translation MGKNEGLAAAGLMLLMMVNTAHSIGANWGTQATHPLPPATVVKLLKDNGIQKVKLFDAEAPVLFAFRGSGIEVMVGIPNDMLATLAASVDAAERWVEKNVSAHMSSNSVQIKYVAVGNEPFLSTYNGTFLSTTLPALQNIQAALIKAGLGGRVKVTVPLNADVYESTAPQPSTGDFRANVKDVMVQIVDFLSRNEAPFTVNIYPFISLYNDANFPVDYAFFDGVSSPIDDNGRTYTNVFDANYDTLVWALQKNGYGNMTIIVGEIGWPTDGDRNANIGYAQRFNQGVMAHMSKGTPMRPGPVEAYLFSLVDEDAKSIQPGNFERHWGVFNYDGTIKYNLSLGSNNRGLVPASNIHYLPKRWCVLAPTASLDDPQLIPSVEYACSTADCTSLGFGSSCADLDARQNVSYAFNSYYQTSNQTETACKFPNLSVITTTDPSSGTCRFGIMIRVPGKGNGGYLLEPLGVLLQMLVVMLAFL, from the exons ATGGGCAAGAACGAAGGGTTAGCAGCGGCAGGTCTTATGTTGTTGATGATGGTGAATACTGCGCATAGCATCGGCGCAAACTGGGGAACACAGGCGACTCACCCTCTGCCTCCTGCAACTGTGGTGAAGCTGCTCAAGGACAACGGGATTCAGAAGGTGAAGCTCTTCGACGCGGAGGCGCCAGTCCTCTTCGCCTTCCGAGGATCCGGGATTGAGGTCATGGTCGGAATCCCCAACGACATGCTCGCAACTCTCGCCGCCAGCGTCGATGCTGCCGAGAGATGGGTCGAGAAGAATGTCTCTGCACATATGTCCTCCAACAGTGTCCAAATCAA GTATGTTGCAGTAGGAAATGAGCCTTTCCTCTCCACATACAACGGAACATTCCTGAGCACGACCTTGCCGGCGCTGCAGAACATTCAGGCGGCTCTGATCAAGGCCGGCCTCGGCGGTCGGGTGAAGGTCACCGTCCCGTTGAACGCCGACGTGTACGAGTCTACGGCGCCGCAGCCATCGACAGGCGACTTCCGAGCAAATGTCAAAGATGTGATGGTGCAGATCGTGGATTTCTTGAGCCGGAATGAAGCTCCATTCACTGTCAACATCTACCCGTTCATAAGTCTCTACAACGACGCCAACTTCCCGGTGGACTACGCCTTCTTCGACGGGGTCTCGAGCCCCATCGACGACAATGGCAGGACCTACACCAATGTGTTTGACGCCAACTACGACACCCTCGTCTGGGCGCTGCAGAAGAACGGATATGGGAACATGACGATCATCGTCGGAGAAATCGGGTGGCCCACCGATGGGGATCGCAACGCCAACATCGGATACGCACAGAGGTTCAACCAAGGCGTGATGGCGCATATGAGCAAGGGCACTCCTATGAGACCAGGCCCTGTGGAAGCCTACCTGTTCAGCCTCGTCGACGAGGACGCCAAGAGCATCCAGCCGGGGAACTTCGAACGCCACTGGGGCGTGTTCAACTACGATGGGACGATCAAGTACAACCTCAGCCTCGGGTCGAACAACCGTGGTCTCGTCCCAGCCAGCAATATCCACTACCTCCCCAAGCGTTGGTGCGTCCTCGCCCCCACTGCCAGCCTCGACGATCCTCAGCTCATTCCCAGCGTGGAATACGCGTGCTCC ACTGCCGACTGCACCAGTCTAGGGTTCGGAAGCTCTTGTGCGGATCTTGATGCACGGCAGAACGTGTCATATGCGTTCAATAGTTACTACCAGACAAGCAACCAGACGGAGACTGCCTGCAAGTTCCCTAACCTCTCTGTGATCACGACGACT GATCCGTCGAGTGGCACGTGTCGCTTCGGGATTATGATCAGAGTGCCTGGTAAGGGAAATGGTGGCTACTTGTTAGAGCCGCTTGGCGTCCTGCTTCAAATGCTTGTAGTAATGCTGGCCTTTTTGTGA